A genomic segment from Clostridia bacterium encodes:
- the rpsG gene encoding 30S ribosomal protein S7, whose translation MPRKGHISKREPIADPVYGSTLVNKFVNSMMWQGKKSTAQGIFYEAMDKLQQKGGDEALKLFKKAVENCKPLLEVKTRRVGGANYQVPVEVNPDRRTSLAIRWLVSYARARAEKGMVDKLTNELLDAANGKGAAMKKKEDVHRMAEANKAFAHYRW comes from the coding sequence ATGCCGAGAAAAGGACACATCTCGAAGCGGGAGCCGATAGCCGATCCGGTTTATGGCTCGACTCTTGTCAATAAGTTCGTGAACTCCATGATGTGGCAGGGCAAGAAGAGCACCGCGCAGGGCATCTTCTACGAAGCCATGGACAAGTTGCAGCAGAAGGGCGGAGACGAAGCCCTCAAGCTGTTCAAGAAGGCGGTTGAGAACTGCAAGCCTCTTCTGGAAGTGAAGACCCGCCGTGTCGGTGGCGCTAACTACCAGGTGCCGGTCGAAGTAAATCCCGATCGTCGCACCTCGTTGGCCATCCGCTGGCTGGTCAGCTATGCGCGCGCGCGTGCCGAAAAGGGCATGGTCGACAAGCTGACGAATGAGTTGCTTGACGCCGCCAATGGCAAAGGCGCGGCGATGAAGAAGAAAGAAGATGTCCACCGTATGGCTGAGGCCAACAAGGCCTTCGCGCACTACCGCTGGTAA
- the rpsL gene encoding 30S ribosomal protein S12 → MPTFNQLVRKGRKAPRYKTASPALQACPQKRGVCTRVYTQTPKKPNSALRKVARVRLTNSIEVTTYIPGVGHNLQEHSIVLIRGGRVKDLPGVRYHVVRGTLDSVGVANRKQSRSKYGAKRPKA, encoded by the coding sequence GTGCCTACGTTTAATCAACTCGTGCGTAAAGGTCGCAAGGCGCCGCGGTATAAGACGGCTAGTCCCGCGCTGCAGGCGTGTCCGCAGAAGCGTGGTGTTTGCACCCGCGTGTACACGCAGACGCCGAAGAAGCCGAATTCGGCGTTGCGTAAAGTCGCTCGCGTTCGCCTGACCAACAGCATTGAAGTAACGACTTACATTCCCGGCGTCGGCCACAACCTGCAGGAGCACTCGATTGTGCTGATCCGCGGCGGCCGCGTGAAGGATCTGCCTGGCGTCCGCTATCACGTTGTTCGCGGCACGTTGGATTCAGTCGGCGTTGCCAACCGCAAGCAGAGCCGTTCGAAATATGGAGCGAAGCGCCCCAAGGCGTAG
- the nusB gene encoding transcription antitermination factor NusB: protein MGTRRKSRELALQMLFQSDMGRQTSEQVMKTFWAERNDLEDSVKGFAEDLFRLAIERAGEIDKLIEGHAEHWRMDRMAAVDRNILRASVAEFIGFPKTPKPVVINEALEIARRFSSPESVQFINGVLDSVARDLEPAKK, encoded by the coding sequence ATGGGCACTCGTAGAAAGTCGCGTGAGCTGGCTTTGCAGATGCTGTTCCAGTCCGACATGGGACGGCAGACTTCAGAGCAGGTAATGAAGACGTTTTGGGCAGAACGCAACGACCTGGAGGACAGCGTCAAGGGCTTTGCCGAAGATTTGTTCCGGCTGGCAATCGAGCGCGCGGGAGAGATCGACAAACTGATTGAGGGTCATGCCGAACATTGGCGCATGGACCGCATGGCGGCTGTCGATCGTAACATTCTGCGGGCGAGTGTGGCGGAGTTCATCGGGTTTCCGAAGACGCCAAAACCCGTGGTCATTAACGAAGCGCTGGAGATTGCGCGCAGATTCTCCAGCCCGGAGTCGGTGCAGTTCATCAATGGAGTGCTGGACAGCGTAGCGCGCGACCTGGAGCCGGCCAAGAAGTAG
- the ribE gene encoding 6,7-dimethyl-8-ribityllumazine synthase: MGTLAVFSYNDDWRNQSIEGKLEASGKKFALVVARFNSFITERLLAGALQALRQTGARNEDIHIVRVPGAFEIPVAARNLAQTGTYDAIVCLGCLLRGGTLHYEVIANEVTRGMGQASQETGVPMGFGVLTCDTLEQAIERAGLKAGNKGYEAALAAVEMASLKQQVDKK; the protein is encoded by the coding sequence ATGGGAACGCTCGCCGTTTTCTCGTATAACGACGACTGGCGAAACCAGAGCATTGAAGGCAAGCTCGAAGCTTCGGGCAAGAAGTTCGCGCTCGTCGTAGCGCGTTTCAATTCGTTCATTACGGAGCGCCTGCTTGCCGGCGCGCTTCAGGCGTTGCGCCAAACCGGTGCCAGGAACGAGGATATTCATATCGTGCGCGTGCCGGGTGCGTTTGAGATTCCGGTTGCGGCGCGCAATCTGGCACAGACCGGAACATATGACGCAATTGTGTGTCTCGGCTGCCTTCTTCGTGGCGGCACGTTGCACTATGAGGTGATCGCGAACGAAGTGACGCGCGGCATGGGTCAGGCATCGCAGGAGACGGGAGTGCCCATGGGCTTTGGCGTGCTAACGTGCGACACGCTGGAACAGGCCATCGAACGTGCCGGCCTGAAGGCCGGCAACAAGGGATATGAGGCTGCGCTCGCTGCCGTCGAGATGGCTTCGCTGAAGCAGCAAGTGGACAAGAAATAG
- a CDS encoding enoyl-CoA hydratase-related protein, with product MSSSPQAWQFENIKFDKRRQIAYVTISRPKVLNALNTATMAELGRAFEMVKADTDIRAVILTGEGEKAFIAGADINELATQGAVEGKEYASRGQAVLDLIENCGKPVIACINGFALGGGCEVALACTMRLASENAKLGQPEVKLGIIPGYGGSQRLPRLIGKGLAQHILLTGDVISAQEALRIGLVNEVVPQAELIARAEAIAQKIIANAPLAIQYVIEAVNKGMEMSLQEGLFLEASLFGLCCATEDKNEGTQAFLNKRTPEFKGE from the coding sequence ATGTCTTCATCTCCGCAAGCTTGGCAGTTCGAGAACATCAAATTCGACAAGCGCAGGCAGATCGCGTACGTCACCATCTCTCGTCCGAAGGTTCTCAACGCGCTCAACACGGCAACCATGGCCGAGCTTGGCCGCGCCTTCGAAATGGTTAAGGCCGACACCGATATCCGTGCCGTCATCCTGACGGGCGAGGGCGAGAAGGCTTTCATCGCCGGAGCCGATATCAATGAACTCGCGACGCAGGGCGCCGTGGAAGGCAAGGAGTACGCCAGCCGCGGTCAGGCCGTGCTCGACCTCATCGAGAACTGCGGAAAGCCGGTGATCGCCTGCATCAACGGATTCGCGCTCGGCGGTGGATGCGAAGTGGCTTTGGCGTGCACCATGCGCCTCGCCAGTGAGAACGCGAAGCTTGGCCAGCCCGAAGTGAAGCTGGGCATCATTCCCGGATATGGCGGTTCGCAACGCTTGCCTCGACTCATCGGCAAAGGGCTTGCGCAACACATCCTGCTCACCGGAGATGTGATCTCGGCGCAGGAGGCTCTGCGTATCGGCCTCGTCAATGAGGTTGTGCCGCAAGCTGAGTTGATCGCTCGCGCTGAGGCCATCGCGCAGAAGATCATTGCCAACGCGCCGCTCGCGATTCAGTACGTCATCGAGGCCGTCAACAAGGGCATGGAGATGTCCTTGCAAGAAGGCTTGTTTCTGGAAGCATCGCTATTCGGCCTGTGCTGCGCAACCGAGGACAAGAACGAGGGCACCCAAGCTTTTCTCAATAAGCGCACGCCGGAGTTCAAAGGCGAGTGA
- a CDS encoding 3-hydroxyacyl-CoA dehydrogenase family protein — MEIKKVGILGCGLMGSGIAQVAAMAGFDVTVLETEQRFLDKGFGNIEKSLAKFAEKGTLKESAETVRARLKGTMNAEDLAECDIVVEAIIENPGEKKEMFARLDKIVKKSAIFATNTSSISVTEVMTATARPERFIGLHFFNPVPLMKLVEVVRTIATDDQVFETAFSFGQRLGKVPVRTSDKTGFIVNRLLVPYLLDAIRAYEEGVGSIADIDLAMKLGCGHPMGPFTLLDFVGLDTTYYITHVMFDEFKERRFASPPLLKRMVMAGWFGKKSGKGFYDWSNPEKPEPQDAALRSGGALQRATGA, encoded by the coding sequence ATGGAAATTAAGAAAGTCGGCATACTCGGTTGTGGACTGATGGGTTCCGGTATCGCACAAGTCGCGGCGATGGCGGGCTTCGATGTGACGGTGCTCGAGACCGAACAGCGCTTCCTCGACAAAGGCTTTGGCAACATCGAGAAGTCGCTCGCGAAATTCGCCGAGAAGGGCACGCTCAAAGAGTCGGCTGAAACCGTGCGCGCACGTCTGAAGGGTACGATGAACGCCGAGGATCTCGCCGAGTGCGACATCGTCGTCGAAGCGATTATCGAGAACCCAGGTGAGAAGAAAGAGATGTTCGCCCGGCTCGACAAGATCGTGAAGAAGAGCGCAATTTTCGCGACCAATACATCGTCGATCTCGGTGACAGAGGTAATGACGGCGACGGCTCGTCCCGAGCGCTTCATTGGGCTGCACTTCTTCAACCCCGTGCCACTGATGAAACTAGTCGAAGTCGTTCGCACGATTGCCACCGACGACCAGGTCTTTGAGACAGCTTTCTCGTTCGGGCAACGGCTCGGCAAAGTTCCCGTTCGCACTAGCGACAAAACCGGGTTCATCGTGAACCGCCTGCTGGTGCCTTATCTTCTCGACGCCATTCGCGCCTACGAAGAGGGTGTCGGCTCCATTGCCGACATCGACCTCGCAATGAAGCTCGGCTGCGGGCATCCCATGGGGCCCTTCACTCTGCTCGATTTCGTCGGCCTCGATACGACCTACTACATCACCCATGTCATGTTCGACGAATTCAAGGAGCGGCGGTTCGCGTCGCCTCCGCTGCTCAAGCGCATGGTGATGGCCGGCTGGTTCGGCAAGAAAAGCGGCAAAGGATTTTATGACTGGAGCAATCCGGAGAAGCCTGAACCGCAGGATGCCGCTTTGAGAAGTGGCGGAGCCTTGCAAAGAGCGACTGGTGCGTAG
- a CDS encoding acetyl-CoA C-acetyltransferase — MLKPTDIAIVSGVRTPMGRYCGKLRDFTAMELAAVAAQEAIKRSGVDANDFDHAIFGNAQQTSGDALYGARHVALRAGLPIETPALTVNRLCGSGMQAIVSGAQLIQLGEAKTVLAGGMESMSQAPHVIRGMRWGVGLGEGKLEDSLMVALLDTYCGLYMANTAELYAEQHGITREAMDEFALRSQKRAGDAQQACRLGEEITPVALKNRKGEPTGELFDKDDHLRPDTTMETLAKLRPAFGKNGTVTAGNASGIVDGGAAVVLMSVDDAQKRGLAPTGRIVSWGIAGVEPKIMGSGPVPASKLALAKAGLKLDDIDLIEVNEAFAAQYLAVEKELGLDREKVNVNGGAIALGHPLGATGTRLVITLLYELRRRKAKYGLATACIGGGQGIAMIVENLQR; from the coding sequence ATGCTGAAACCGACGGACATCGCCATTGTGAGCGGCGTGCGTACGCCGATGGGGCGCTACTGCGGCAAGCTACGCGACTTCACTGCCATGGAACTGGCCGCGGTCGCGGCTCAGGAAGCCATCAAGCGTTCGGGCGTGGACGCCAATGATTTCGACCACGCCATCTTCGGCAACGCGCAACAGACTTCAGGCGACGCCCTTTACGGCGCGCGTCATGTTGCTTTGCGCGCGGGCCTGCCAATCGAAACCCCGGCGCTGACCGTGAACCGTCTGTGCGGTTCGGGGATGCAGGCCATCGTCTCTGGCGCACAACTGATCCAACTCGGGGAGGCGAAGACGGTGCTCGCCGGCGGCATGGAATCCATGTCACAGGCGCCGCATGTTATTCGCGGAATGCGCTGGGGCGTTGGACTAGGCGAAGGCAAGCTGGAAGATTCGCTGATGGTCGCGCTGCTGGATACCTACTGCGGCCTGTACATGGCGAATACCGCCGAACTCTATGCCGAGCAGCACGGAATCACGCGCGAGGCCATGGATGAGTTCGCGCTGCGTTCGCAGAAGCGTGCCGGCGATGCGCAGCAGGCGTGCCGACTGGGCGAGGAAATCACTCCTGTCGCGCTGAAAAATCGCAAGGGCGAGCCAACGGGTGAACTCTTCGACAAGGACGACCATCTCCGCCCCGACACCACTATGGAAACTCTTGCGAAGCTTCGGCCTGCATTCGGCAAGAACGGTACCGTTACGGCCGGAAACGCCAGCGGCATCGTAGATGGCGGCGCGGCCGTGGTGCTGATGTCCGTGGATGACGCGCAGAAGCGAGGCCTCGCCCCGACGGGCCGCATCGTGAGCTGGGGCATTGCAGGTGTCGAACCGAAGATTATGGGCTCCGGCCCAGTGCCCGCTTCGAAGCTGGCACTGGCGAAAGCCGGCCTGAAGCTCGATGACATCGACTTGATTGAGGTGAATGAGGCTTTTGCCGCGCAGTATCTCGCGGTCGAAAAAGAGCTCGGGCTCGATCGCGAGAAGGTCAACGTGAACGGCGGAGCCATCGCGCTCGGACATCCGTTAGGGGCGACCGGCACGCGCCTGGTCATCACGTTGCTCTACGAGTTGCGGCGTCGAAAGGCGAAGTACGGTTTGGCGACTGCATGTATCGGCGGTGGCCAGGGCATCGCGATGATCGTTGAAAACCTGCAAAGGTAG
- a CDS encoding AMP-binding protein yields MSSAVVSAFRKVASQVPDRAALIANEQTTTYSQLERRAAAAAAKIAETVKGNTVALLLPNNADFAPLFLGALWAGKTVAVMPTLAPPPLLKLMAAEARADVVITTEEFVPRLIEVQLHCWIADASGEADPAAVPMRELATETAVLLYTSGTTGRPKAVALSERNIMENAEGCRLATGFDGKQVMLAILPLFHAYGLTVTLLLPLISGATVLIPDRFVPRAILQSIEKYKVTCLVAVPSQYRLLAKDPTTVDTSSLWLCIAGAERLPEHVAQEFEERFNHVVVQGYGATEISPVVSLNMPEANRFGSVGNPLPNLKVTICDESDHVLAPNEVGEVCVEGSAVMLGYNNDPEATSRKICNGVLHTGDKGFIDNDGYLYLVGRADDLVKVSGEKVYPAEVETALETIEGVDEAAVVALPDEKHGARLHAFVQPLPGAALNEMELRAACREFMEPFKIPRSFAFVDQLPRTVTGKTDKRSLAVTAAG; encoded by the coding sequence ATGAGCAGCGCAGTCGTTTCGGCATTTCGTAAAGTCGCGTCGCAAGTCCCAGACCGGGCGGCCCTCATCGCCAACGAGCAGACCACCACGTACTCGCAACTGGAGAGGCGTGCGGCCGCAGCCGCGGCTAAGATCGCGGAGACAGTCAAGGGCAACACGGTTGCTTTGTTGCTGCCGAACAACGCCGATTTTGCGCCGCTGTTCCTGGGCGCTCTCTGGGCCGGCAAAACCGTCGCCGTTATGCCGACGCTTGCCCCGCCGCCATTGTTGAAGTTGATGGCGGCCGAAGCACGCGCTGATGTGGTAATCACCACCGAGGAGTTTGTGCCGCGCCTCATCGAAGTGCAGCTTCATTGCTGGATCGCCGACGCCAGTGGTGAGGCCGACCCCGCAGCGGTCCCCATGCGCGAACTGGCCACCGAGACCGCAGTTCTGCTCTACACGTCCGGTACTACAGGGCGGCCGAAGGCGGTTGCGCTGAGCGAGCGCAACATCATGGAAAACGCCGAAGGGTGTCGCCTTGCCACAGGCTTCGATGGCAAACAGGTGATGCTCGCCATCCTGCCCCTGTTCCATGCTTATGGCTTGACCGTGACACTGCTGCTGCCGCTCATCTCGGGCGCGACGGTGCTGATCCCCGACCGGTTTGTACCGCGTGCGATTCTGCAATCGATCGAGAAGTACAAGGTGACCTGCCTGGTCGCCGTACCTAGCCAGTATCGGCTGCTCGCGAAAGATCCGACTACGGTGGATACGAGTTCGCTGTGGCTCTGCATCGCCGGAGCGGAGCGTTTGCCGGAGCACGTGGCGCAAGAGTTCGAGGAGCGCTTCAACCACGTCGTCGTGCAGGGTTACGGCGCGACGGAAATTTCTCCTGTCGTTTCGTTGAACATGCCGGAGGCGAATCGCTTCGGGTCCGTTGGCAATCCGCTTCCGAACCTCAAGGTGACGATCTGCGACGAGAGCGACCACGTACTCGCGCCGAACGAGGTAGGAGAGGTTTGCGTCGAAGGCTCGGCCGTTATGTTGGGCTACAACAACGATCCCGAGGCCACTTCGCGCAAGATATGCAATGGCGTCCTGCACACGGGCGACAAGGGTTTCATCGACAATGACGGCTACCTGTACCTCGTGGGTCGCGCCGACGACCTGGTAAAGGTCAGCGGCGAGAAGGTTTATCCCGCCGAGGTCGAAACCGCGCTGGAGACCATAGAAGGCGTGGACGAAGCTGCCGTTGTCGCGCTGCCGGACGAGAAGCACGGTGCGCGCCTTCACGCGTTTGTGCAGCCGCTACCGGGCGCTGCGCTGAACGAAATGGAACTCAGGGCAGCGTGCCGCGAATTCATGGAACCATTCAAGATTCCGCGCAGCTTCGCCTTCGTCGATCAGTTACCGAGAACCGTGACCGGCAAAACGGACAAGAGGTCGCTTGCAGTCACGGCCGCCGGGTAA
- a CDS encoding diguanylate cyclase, which translates to MTDISKRLDKADKYLQKGKLDLALEEYLEALQEDPHNDAVRQSAADLCLSVGRTSDAAGLLSELFDRQVASNDLGKAGITYKKLARLAAPTTDQTFHYAQLIEKSSVRDAIEAFAHAVKGFADAGRKQDSFAALNRLVALDASLEHLRAKAEMAAQLGEAKLAASTYVQLGVALEKADNNPADAYERAHKLDPENPGASLGHALCLVKDGRAEVAVRLLEPLANYPSAPAEAREAYALALVAINRISDAEPFLWEMFERDAKFLPHICRLIGALVDEDRAERALAAARKLEEHQRRAGMRREFVNQMKEVGERHGKNTQFVEYLVELYNSSNREHDYCAALLQLFELHYAAGNFLKASDCLDRAGEVDPYETGHQRRLEMLRGKIERNRFNALASRFASVLKTEAEADNSQPVQESESTVLEDLILQAELFLQYSMRSKAMERIERIFSLFPREEEKSDKLRQLYLNAGFVPRYTDGSAAVSSGVPAIAHQPVASPQAAADENAVENISRVTDITRNIYRQANVKGVLFAAVNDVGRHWSASRCVAGLCTPGKPPSAAMEYCAPGIKQSDVRGIVKLITTVQKLCVPHGAAMIMNAAHAPELASIRAVVTALGIDSLLAVPLVDADEHQGVLILEQCGGQRDWRETDIMVLRTIADQMVLAVNNSRLRSLVKTLAVTDEKSGLLKRSSYLDVLLSEVQRGMQQASATTLILLEFGKASAMVREFGEAAVEAMMQQIGLVISSHIRQNDVAVRYDLTRVAVILADTNDENAFFVVDKLRKALEAVRTPGKETQPSITAGIAEAVMQPSYDPVDVVTEVINRVEWALDAARADGGNVARSLASSMESTAADGLPQIW; encoded by the coding sequence ATGACGGACATCTCTAAACGACTCGACAAGGCCGACAAGTACCTTCAGAAGGGGAAGCTTGACCTCGCGCTCGAGGAGTACCTGGAGGCTCTTCAAGAAGACCCGCACAACGATGCGGTTCGGCAGAGTGCGGCCGATCTCTGTCTCTCCGTCGGGCGCACGTCGGACGCTGCGGGACTGCTCTCGGAGCTATTCGACAGGCAGGTGGCGAGTAACGATTTAGGTAAAGCCGGGATCACTTACAAAAAGCTTGCTCGCCTGGCCGCGCCGACCACAGACCAGACTTTTCACTACGCACAACTGATTGAGAAGAGCAGCGTTCGCGATGCGATTGAAGCTTTCGCGCACGCCGTGAAAGGTTTCGCGGACGCCGGACGCAAGCAGGATTCCTTTGCGGCCCTGAACCGGTTGGTTGCGCTCGATGCTTCTCTTGAACATCTTCGCGCCAAGGCTGAGATGGCGGCCCAGTTAGGCGAGGCGAAACTGGCGGCGTCGACTTATGTGCAGCTTGGCGTCGCGCTCGAGAAGGCCGACAATAATCCGGCTGACGCCTATGAGCGCGCGCACAAACTGGACCCTGAAAATCCGGGCGCTTCGCTCGGTCACGCATTATGCCTGGTGAAGGACGGCCGCGCAGAGGTGGCTGTTCGTCTGCTGGAGCCACTGGCAAACTATCCTTCCGCGCCTGCCGAGGCGCGGGAAGCCTACGCTCTGGCCCTGGTCGCAATCAACCGGATCTCCGATGCAGAGCCATTCTTGTGGGAGATGTTTGAGCGCGACGCGAAGTTCCTGCCCCACATCTGCCGCTTAATCGGCGCGTTGGTCGACGAGGACAGGGCCGAGAGAGCCCTTGCTGCAGCGCGCAAATTAGAGGAGCACCAGAGACGTGCCGGCATGCGTCGCGAGTTCGTCAACCAGATGAAAGAGGTTGGTGAGCGGCACGGAAAGAACACGCAGTTTGTCGAATACCTGGTTGAGCTATACAACTCTTCGAATCGCGAACACGACTACTGCGCTGCTCTCCTCCAGTTGTTCGAACTGCACTATGCCGCTGGGAATTTTTTGAAGGCCTCCGACTGCCTGGATCGGGCGGGGGAGGTGGACCCATACGAAACGGGCCACCAACGACGCCTTGAGATGCTGCGCGGCAAAATCGAAAGAAATCGCTTCAACGCTCTGGCGAGCCGCTTTGCGTCCGTGCTGAAGACGGAAGCCGAAGCGGACAATTCGCAACCGGTGCAGGAGAGCGAATCGACTGTGCTCGAAGACCTGATACTGCAGGCGGAACTTTTCCTTCAGTATTCCATGCGGTCGAAGGCCATGGAGCGGATTGAAAGAATATTCAGTCTCTTCCCGCGCGAGGAGGAAAAATCTGACAAGCTGCGGCAGCTCTATTTGAACGCGGGCTTTGTCCCCAGGTACACCGACGGCAGCGCAGCAGTCAGCAGCGGAGTCCCCGCGATCGCGCACCAGCCTGTGGCAAGTCCGCAGGCCGCCGCCGACGAGAATGCCGTCGAGAACATCTCTCGGGTTACTGACATTACACGCAACATCTATCGGCAGGCGAACGTGAAAGGTGTTCTGTTCGCGGCCGTGAACGATGTGGGACGGCACTGGTCGGCCAGTCGCTGCGTGGCGGGACTCTGCACTCCCGGCAAGCCACCGTCTGCGGCTATGGAGTACTGCGCTCCCGGTATCAAGCAGAGCGATGTCAGGGGCATCGTCAAACTGATCACGACCGTTCAGAAGCTTTGCGTGCCGCACGGTGCGGCAATGATTATGAATGCGGCGCACGCGCCGGAACTGGCGTCGATACGAGCTGTCGTAACAGCTTTGGGAATCGACTCGCTTCTGGCAGTGCCGCTGGTGGACGCCGACGAGCATCAGGGCGTGCTCATCCTGGAGCAGTGCGGCGGGCAACGCGACTGGCGCGAGACGGACATCATGGTTCTCCGCACAATTGCCGACCAGATGGTGTTGGCAGTGAATAATTCGCGCCTGCGCAGCCTGGTCAAGACGCTGGCCGTGACCGACGAAAAATCAGGGCTCCTGAAGCGCTCTTCCTATCTCGACGTGCTGCTCTCCGAGGTGCAGCGAGGCATGCAGCAGGCGTCGGCGACGACGTTAATTCTTCTGGAGTTCGGCAAGGCTTCGGCGATGGTGCGCGAGTTTGGCGAGGCAGCAGTCGAAGCCATGATGCAGCAGATTGGGCTGGTTATTTCTTCACACATTCGCCAGAACGATGTCGCCGTGCGTTATGACCTGACGCGGGTCGCGGTCATTCTGGCGGACACGAATGACGAGAACGCCTTCTTCGTGGTGGATAAGTTGCGCAAGGCGCTGGAAGCGGTTCGAACACCTGGTAAAGAGACGCAGCCCAGCATCACCGCCGGCATTGCCGAAGCCGTCATGCAGCCATCGTATGATCCGGTGGATGTGGTCACAGAGGTGATAAACCGAGTCGAGTGGGCACTGGATGCCGCACGCGCCGACGGCGGCAATGTTGCACGTTCGCTGGCGTCCTCCATGGAATCAACCGCCGCCGACGGGCTGCCGCAAATCTGGTAA
- a CDS encoding glycoside hydrolase family 27 protein translates to MIATIMNTRLVRFFPLLLLAVACSAADLTGNWAITPPNAEGAKKLYFKLKQEGSNVTGTIRTEHVYYFVKESSPGPEDTTNLIASMIDNGNERFIQYQVKRVGDDLHIIYPRRRPNAPVRATVAKRVPDSEGAYPARLPIPAKLRQVPYNGLAKTPPMGWNSWNKFGAAIDDATIRAMADLMASNGMKEAGYQYINIDDGWASVRDAKGEIVPNKKFPDMKALADYVHSKGLKLGIYSSPGPDTCAGYEGSYGHEEQDAATFAKWGVDALKYDWCGAINIYTSDEMQAVYQKMGEALLATKRPILYSLCQYGRAEVWKWGPEVGGNLWRTTGDITDTWESMKGIGDRQNSLAQFAAPGHWNDPDMLEIGNGGMTDTEYRTHMSWWAMLAAPLLAGNDLRKMTPETLAILTNRDIIAIDQDKAGKQGARILRTGNLEVWLRELDGGERAIAIFNFGPEQGSVNVKWADLRIAKPVKGRDLWLQKDLTFGDALTATVPSHGTVMWRVK, encoded by the coding sequence ATGATTGCCACAATCATGAATACCCGATTGGTGCGCTTTTTCCCGCTTCTGTTATTGGCCGTTGCCTGTTCGGCAGCGGATTTAACTGGTAACTGGGCTATTACGCCCCCGAACGCAGAGGGCGCCAAGAAGCTATATTTCAAACTAAAGCAGGAAGGTTCGAATGTCACAGGCACGATTCGAACCGAACACGTCTATTACTTCGTCAAGGAGTCTTCACCGGGTCCTGAAGATACGACCAATCTGATCGCCAGTATGATCGATAACGGCAATGAGCGATTTATTCAGTATCAGGTAAAGCGCGTTGGTGATGATCTGCACATCATTTACCCTCGCAGACGCCCCAATGCCCCAGTTAGGGCAACCGTCGCAAAGCGAGTTCCTGATAGCGAGGGCGCCTACCCGGCTCGACTGCCGATTCCAGCTAAGCTGCGTCAAGTCCCCTATAACGGACTTGCTAAAACGCCGCCAATGGGCTGGAACAGTTGGAACAAATTTGGCGCAGCCATTGATGACGCGACGATACGCGCTATGGCCGATCTTATGGCGAGCAACGGCATGAAAGAAGCCGGATATCAGTACATCAACATCGACGACGGCTGGGCCTCGGTACGCGATGCCAAAGGCGAAATAGTTCCGAACAAAAAGTTCCCGGACATGAAAGCCCTAGCCGACTACGTCCACAGCAAGGGCTTGAAGCTTGGTATCTACTCTTCGCCCGGCCCGGATACGTGCGCCGGTTACGAAGGCAGCTACGGGCATGAAGAGCAAGATGCCGCAACATTTGCGAAGTGGGGCGTCGACGCACTGAAATACGACTGGTGCGGCGCTATCAACATCTATACTAGCGACGAAATGCAGGCCGTTTACCAGAAAATGGGCGAAGCCCTGCTCGCGACCAAACGACCCATTCTTTACAGCCTGTGCCAGTATGGCCGTGCGGAAGTCTGGAAGTGGGGGCCGGAGGTAGGCGGCAATCTGTGGCGCACCACCGGCGACATTACCGATACATGGGAGTCCATGAAAGGGATTGGCGACCGGCAGAATTCTCTGGCGCAGTTTGCAGCTCCGGGACACTGGAACGATCCCGATATGCTGGAGATCGGCAACGGTGGCATGACCGATACCGAATACCGTACTCACATGAGTTGGTGGGCAATGCTGGCCGCTCCGCTGCTTGCGGGCAACGATCTTCGTAAGATGACGCCGGAGACTCTCGCTATTCTTACCAATCGCGATATCATTGCCATCGATCAGGACAAGGCTGGCAAACAGGGCGCCCGAATCCTGCGGACCGGCAATCTTGAAGTCTGGCTACGTGAGTTGGACGGCGGCGAGCGCGCTATTGCCATCTTCAACTTCGGCCCGGAGCAGGGCAGCGTCAACGTGAAATGGGCTGACCTGCGGATCGCAAAACCCGTTAAGGGACGCGACCTCTGGCTGCAAAAAGACCTTACTTTTGGTGACGCGCTTACCGCAACGGTCCCGAGCCACGGCACCGTTATGTGGCGAGTAAAGTAA